The following proteins come from a genomic window of Streptomyces sp. NBC_01716:
- a CDS encoding S41 family peptidase: MSDDVAYLRYPHLHDDLLCFAAEDDLWVAPLSSAKHRPDRAWRVTVDRTRVGHPRFSPDGSQIAYTSWRSLDPEIHLAPVAGGPARRLSYWGSTDTRVCGWTPPDKDGAAQILAVSSHGQPFSYYSWAYSVPTDGSPGGKLPWGPVADIAVTDIDGERRSLLLTGKPPHEPAAWKRYRGGAMGRLWLHGERLLADLPGHVDCPMFVAGRIAFLSDHEGVGNLYSTLPDGTGLRRHTDHDAFYARHASSDGRRVVYQCAGELWLVDSLAPDSVPRKLSVRLGGPRAGRRTYQVPAAHHVDAISVDTTGRASAVSVRGSLYWLTHRDGPARTIADTPGVRVRLPEMLGSGGKVAYVTDADGEDAIEIAYLPRASGDMPPLRLASGRLGRVHELIADPAGERLALSTNDGRLLILTVPDDPSDDGTSEPEAVTGEPATPAEEDVTELIRSVNGPVTDLAFSPDGDWIAWSHPGVGRSLRQIKMARIADRTIVDVTNGRFEDENPVFTRDGRYLAFLSWRGFDPVYDVHTGDLSFPLGCRPYLVPLSSATPSPFALLPDGRPAAGGLDPVAVPPSDGTAALFGGTSQAEGSGGGTVTVEVEGLASRVTPFPVSASKYSALQPVSGGGLVWLRWPISGALGETFANPADTSGRPTLEHFDITKARKSELVDHLDWFALSRDGSRLVVVDDDDLRAVPATEPGDGDSTVHIDLRRILHEVDPAAEWRQAYAEAGRIIRSYFWEPEMCGIDWDAVLDQYRPLVERVASPDEFADLLREALGELGTSHAYVTPARRNEGPPHYQRAMGLLGANLVCRDGEWLVKRILPGESSDSKARSPLAGTGIREGAVLTHVDGRPVDPVTGPYPLLSAAGGTTVELTFRPAEDLSPGNGGTRHSGSRRVAIVPLVDERPLRYQDWVAKRREVVREMSGGKCGYLHIPDMGGSGWAQFNRDLRLEVSRPALIVDVRGNAGGHISELVVEKLTRRILGWDLTRNAQAVSYASNAPRGPVVAIADEATSSDGDMITAAFRLLKLGPVVGQRTWGGVVGMTGRHRLGDGTVITVPMNAAWFDTYGWSVENHGVEPDIEALRTPLDWAEGRHAQLDDAVWVALELLAKQPAATPPGYGDVPDRRRPPLPPRG; this comes from the coding sequence GTGAGTGACGACGTCGCGTATCTCCGTTATCCGCATCTGCACGACGACTTGCTGTGCTTCGCCGCCGAGGACGATCTCTGGGTCGCCCCCCTCTCGTCGGCCAAGCACCGCCCGGACCGTGCGTGGCGGGTGACCGTCGACCGCACACGAGTGGGGCATCCGCGGTTCTCGCCGGACGGCAGCCAGATCGCCTATACGAGCTGGCGCAGCCTGGATCCGGAGATCCATCTGGCGCCGGTGGCCGGCGGGCCGGCCCGCCGGCTCAGCTACTGGGGCTCCACCGACACCCGCGTCTGCGGCTGGACGCCGCCGGACAAGGACGGCGCGGCGCAGATCCTCGCCGTCTCCTCGCACGGCCAGCCCTTCTCGTACTACTCCTGGGCCTACAGCGTCCCCACCGACGGCTCCCCCGGCGGCAAACTCCCCTGGGGCCCGGTCGCCGACATCGCGGTCACCGACATCGACGGCGAGCGGCGCAGCCTGCTGCTCACCGGCAAGCCGCCGCACGAACCGGCCGCGTGGAAGCGGTACCGGGGCGGCGCCATGGGCCGGCTGTGGCTGCACGGCGAGCGGCTTCTCGCGGATCTGCCCGGCCATGTCGACTGCCCGATGTTCGTGGCCGGGCGTATCGCGTTCCTCTCCGACCACGAGGGCGTCGGCAATCTCTACTCGACGCTCCCCGACGGCACCGGCCTGCGCCGGCACACCGACCACGACGCCTTCTACGCCCGCCACGCCTCGTCCGACGGACGCCGGGTCGTCTACCAGTGCGCGGGCGAGCTGTGGCTGGTGGACTCGCTGGCGCCCGACTCGGTGCCGCGCAAGCTGTCGGTACGGCTCGGCGGGCCGCGCGCCGGGCGGCGCACATACCAGGTCCCGGCCGCCCACCACGTCGACGCGATCTCCGTGGACACCACGGGCCGGGCGAGCGCCGTCTCCGTACGCGGCAGCCTGTACTGGCTCACCCACCGCGACGGCCCGGCCCGCACGATCGCGGACACACCGGGCGTACGGGTGCGGCTGCCCGAGATGCTGGGCAGCGGCGGCAAGGTCGCCTACGTCACGGACGCGGACGGCGAGGACGCGATCGAGATCGCCTATCTGCCGCGCGCGAGCGGCGACATGCCGCCGCTGCGGCTCGCCTCCGGACGGCTCGGCCGCGTGCACGAGCTGATCGCCGACCCGGCCGGTGAACGGCTCGCGCTCAGCACGAACGACGGAAGGCTCCTGATACTGACGGTTCCTGACGATCCATCAGATGACGGCACGTCAGAACCCGAAGCGGTGACCGGCGAACCGGCGACGCCCGCCGAGGAGGACGTCACCGAGCTGATCCGCTCCGTCAACGGCCCCGTCACCGACCTCGCGTTCTCCCCCGACGGCGACTGGATCGCCTGGTCCCACCCGGGAGTCGGCCGCTCGCTGCGGCAGATCAAGATGGCGCGAATCGCCGACCGTACGATCGTCGACGTCACCAACGGCCGTTTCGAGGACGAGAATCCTGTTTTCACGCGGGACGGCCGATATCTCGCCTTTCTTTCCTGGCGCGGGTTCGACCCGGTGTACGACGTGCACACCGGCGACCTCTCCTTCCCGCTGGGCTGCCGCCCCTACCTCGTACCGCTGTCGTCGGCGACGCCCTCGCCGTTCGCGCTGCTCCCGGACGGCCGCCCGGCCGCCGGCGGGCTCGACCCGGTGGCCGTCCCCCCGTCCGACGGCACGGCCGCCCTCTTCGGGGGCACCTCCCAGGCCGAAGGCTCTGGGGGAGGGACGGTCACGGTCGAGGTCGAAGGGCTCGCGAGCCGGGTCACGCCGTTCCCCGTCTCGGCGTCCAAGTACTCGGCCCTGCAACCCGTCAGCGGCGGCGGGCTCGTCTGGCTGCGCTGGCCGATCTCCGGCGCGCTCGGCGAGACGTTCGCCAACCCCGCCGACACCTCGGGCCGTCCGACCCTCGAACACTTCGACATCACCAAGGCGCGCAAGAGCGAACTCGTCGACCACCTCGACTGGTTCGCGCTCAGCCGGGACGGCTCACGGCTCGTCGTCGTGGACGACGACGACCTGCGCGCCGTGCCCGCCACCGAGCCCGGCGACGGCGACTCGACCGTCCATATCGACCTGCGCCGCATCCTGCACGAGGTCGACCCCGCGGCCGAGTGGCGCCAGGCGTACGCGGAGGCGGGCCGCATCATCCGCTCGTACTTCTGGGAGCCGGAGATGTGCGGCATCGACTGGGACGCGGTGCTCGACCAGTACCGCCCGCTGGTCGAACGCGTCGCATCCCCCGACGAGTTCGCCGATCTGCTGCGCGAGGCACTGGGCGAGCTGGGCACCTCGCACGCGTACGTCACCCCCGCCCGCCGCAACGAGGGACCGCCGCACTACCAGCGCGCCATGGGCCTGCTCGGCGCCAACCTCGTCTGCCGGGACGGCGAATGGCTCGTGAAGCGGATCCTGCCCGGCGAGTCGTCGGACTCCAAGGCCCGTTCCCCGCTGGCCGGTACAGGCATCCGCGAGGGCGCGGTCCTCACCCATGTCGACGGCCGCCCCGTCGACCCGGTGACCGGCCCCTACCCGCTGCTGTCCGCCGCCGGCGGTACGACCGTCGAGCTGACCTTCCGCCCCGCCGAGGACCTGTCACCGGGCAACGGCGGTACGCGGCACAGTGGTTCACGGCGAGTGGCGATCGTCCCGCTCGTCGACGAACGGCCGCTGCGCTACCAGGACTGGGTGGCCAAACGCCGCGAGGTCGTCCGCGAGATGAGCGGCGGCAAGTGCGGCTATCTGCACATCCCCGACATGGGCGGCTCCGGCTGGGCCCAGTTCAACCGCGATCTGCGTCTGGAGGTGTCCAGGCCGGCGCTGATCGTGGACGTACGGGGCAACGCGGGCGGCCACATCAGCGAACTGGTCGTGGAGAAGCTGACCCGGCGCATCCTCGGCTGGGACCTGACGCGTAACGCCCAGGCGGTGAGTTACGCCTCCAACGCGCCGCGCGGCCCGGTCGTCGCGATCGCGGACGAGGCGACGTCCTCCGACGGCGACATGATCACGGCCGCCTTCCGGCTGCTGAAGCTGGGCCCGGTGGTCGGGCAGCGCACCTGGGGCGGGGTGGTCGGCATGACGGGCAGGCACCGGCTGGGTGATGGCACGGTCATCACGGTGCCGATGAACGCGGCCTGGTTCGACACATACGGCTGGTCGGTCGAGAACCACGGCGTGGAGCCCGACATCGAGGCGCTGCGTACCCCGCTCGACTGGGCGGAGGGGCGGCACGCGCAGCTCGACGACGCGGTGTGGGTGGCGCTGGAGCTGCTGGCCAAGCAGCCGGCGGCGACCCCGCCCGGCTACGGCGACGTGCCGGACCGCCGCCGCCCGCCGCTGCCGCCGCGCGGCTGA
- a CDS encoding TetR/AcrR family transcriptional regulator — MARTRLTPEREGELYGAVLDLLREVGYDALTMDAVAARTHSSKATLYRQWGSKPELVARALRHNKPADVAQIDTGSLRGDFHAMVSMGDDCQMERDSALMRGLVHAVHNNPDLHQALRELLVAPELTGLGVFLHRAVERGEVSADHPALKYVAHMLVGAFVARQLIEDRSVDKAFLADYIDAVLLPALGV, encoded by the coding sequence ATGGCACGCACCAGACTCACGCCGGAACGCGAGGGCGAGTTGTACGGAGCCGTGCTCGACCTGCTGCGCGAGGTCGGCTACGACGCCCTCACCATGGACGCCGTCGCCGCCCGCACCCACTCCAGCAAGGCCACCCTCTACCGCCAGTGGGGGAGCAAGCCGGAGCTGGTCGCACGAGCCCTGCGGCACAACAAGCCGGCCGATGTCGCGCAGATCGACACCGGCTCGCTGCGCGGGGACTTCCACGCCATGGTCTCGATGGGCGACGACTGCCAGATGGAGCGGGACTCCGCGCTGATGCGGGGCCTGGTCCATGCCGTCCACAACAATCCCGATCTCCATCAGGCACTTCGCGAACTGCTCGTCGCGCCCGAACTCACCGGGCTCGGCGTCTTTCTGCACCGTGCGGTGGAACGGGGCGAGGTCAGCGCGGACCATCCCGCGCTGAAATACGTCGCACACATGCTGGTCGGCGCTTTCGTCGCCCGGCAGCTCATCGAGGACAGGTCGGTCGACAAGGCCTTCCTCGCTGACTACATAGACGCCGTGCTTCTCCCCGCCCTCGGCGTCTGA
- a CDS encoding MMPL family transporter has product MATFLYRLGRFAFRRRNLVAFVWVVLLALAGVGAASASTATSSSFSIPGTEAQKAFDLLEERFPGGSADGATARVVFKAPEGEKMTSAANKAEVEKIVDELPAGSDQVARVADPYTAKAVSQDGSTAYVSVTYKVNSMELTEETRTALEETGAEAREAGLTVEIGGDALQAAPETGATEVIGIAVAAVVLVITFGSLIAAGLPLLTALIGVGIGVSTITALASVMDLGSTTSILAMMIGLAVGIDYALFIVSRHRAELAEGREPEEAAGRAAGTAGSAVVFAGLTVVIALVGLAVVNIPMLTKMGVAAAGTVVIAVLVALTLVPAMLGFAGKRVHGKKLRTKMAREQAVSADGGAAEGKPNMGTRWARFVLRRPVAVLLAGVVGLGVIAVPATQLEMGLPDDGSQPTSTTQRKAYDLLSDGFGPGFNGPLMVVVDGKGDDNAKETAAEVTAAVEDLKGVAAVTPASYNKAGDTATITVVPKDRPSSVETENLVHTIREAGGEIAADSEAKVLVTGATAMNTDFSEKMNDALLPYLALVVGLAFLLLMLVFRSVLVPLKAALGFLLSVVAALGAVVAVFQWGWLASLFGVEQTGPVMSMMPIFMVGVVFGLAMDYEVFLVTRMREAYVHGERPGQAITTGFRHGARVVTAAAVIMMAVFAGFIGSSESMVKMIGFSLAIAVFFDAFVVRMAIVPAVLALLGTKAWWLPRWLDRLLPNVDVEGEQLRKMLEKEPAGAGGDAGPEKELVRV; this is encoded by the coding sequence GTGGCCACGTTTCTTTACAGACTCGGACGGTTCGCCTTCCGGCGCCGAAATCTCGTCGCCTTCGTATGGGTGGTGCTGCTGGCACTCGCCGGCGTCGGCGCGGCGTCCGCGTCCACCGCGACATCGAGTTCCTTCTCCATCCCGGGGACGGAGGCCCAGAAGGCCTTCGACCTGCTGGAAGAGCGCTTCCCCGGCGGCAGCGCCGACGGGGCCACCGCCCGGGTCGTCTTCAAGGCGCCCGAGGGCGAGAAGATGACATCGGCCGCGAACAAGGCCGAGGTCGAGAAGATCGTCGACGAGCTGCCCGCCGGCTCGGACCAGGTCGCCCGGGTCGCCGACCCGTACACCGCGAAGGCCGTCTCGCAGGACGGTTCGACGGCGTACGTCTCGGTCACCTACAAGGTCAACTCGATGGAGCTGACCGAGGAGACACGTACGGCGCTGGAGGAGACGGGGGCCGAGGCGCGGGAGGCCGGCCTCACCGTCGAGATCGGCGGTGACGCGCTCCAGGCGGCGCCGGAGACGGGAGCCACCGAGGTCATCGGCATCGCCGTGGCGGCGGTCGTGCTCGTGATCACCTTCGGCTCACTGATCGCCGCGGGACTGCCGCTGCTCACCGCCCTCATCGGCGTGGGAATCGGTGTGTCGACCATCACCGCGCTGGCGAGCGTGATGGATCTCGGCTCCACCACCAGCATTCTCGCGATGATGATCGGCCTCGCCGTCGGCATCGACTACGCCCTGTTCATCGTCTCGCGTCACCGGGCGGAGCTCGCCGAGGGGCGGGAACCCGAGGAAGCCGCCGGACGGGCCGCGGGGACGGCCGGATCGGCCGTGGTCTTCGCCGGACTCACCGTTGTCATCGCGCTCGTCGGGCTCGCCGTCGTCAACATCCCGATGCTCACCAAGATGGGTGTCGCGGCGGCCGGAACGGTCGTCATCGCGGTCCTTGTCGCGCTCACGCTCGTCCCGGCCATGCTGGGCTTCGCGGGCAAGCGGGTCCACGGCAAGAAGCTGCGGACGAAGATGGCCCGCGAGCAGGCGGTCTCGGCCGACGGCGGGGCGGCAGAGGGCAAGCCCAACATGGGCACCCGCTGGGCCCGTTTCGTCCTGCGCCGCCCCGTCGCCGTACTCCTCGCCGGAGTCGTCGGCCTCGGCGTCATCGCCGTCCCGGCGACCCAGCTGGAGATGGGGCTGCCCGACGACGGATCGCAGCCGACGAGCACCACGCAGCGCAAGGCGTACGACCTCCTGTCGGACGGTTTCGGGCCCGGCTTCAACGGCCCGCTGATGGTCGTCGTCGACGGCAAGGGCGACGACAACGCCAAGGAGACCGCCGCGGAGGTCACCGCGGCCGTGGAGGACCTGAAGGGCGTCGCCGCCGTCACCCCGGCCAGCTACAACAAGGCCGGCGACACGGCGACGATCACGGTCGTCCCGAAGGACCGCCCCTCGTCGGTGGAGACGGAGAACCTGGTCCACACCATCCGCGAGGCCGGCGGTGAGATCGCCGCCGACAGCGAGGCGAAGGTGCTGGTCACCGGTGCCACCGCGATGAACACCGACTTCTCCGAGAAGATGAACGACGCGCTCCTGCCGTATCTCGCGCTCGTTGTGGGTCTGGCGTTCCTGCTGCTGATGCTCGTCTTCCGGTCGGTCCTGGTGCCCCTCAAGGCGGCGCTCGGGTTCCTGCTGTCGGTCGTAGCGGCGCTCGGCGCTGTGGTCGCGGTCTTCCAGTGGGGCTGGCTCGCCAGTCTGTTCGGTGTGGAGCAGACCGGTCCGGTCATGTCGATGATGCCGATCTTCATGGTCGGTGTGGTCTTCGGTCTCGCGATGGACTACGAGGTCTTCCTGGTGACGCGGATGCGTGAGGCGTACGTCCACGGGGAGCGGCCCGGCCAGGCGATCACCACCGGCTTCCGGCACGGGGCGCGGGTCGTCACCGCCGCCGCGGTGATCATGATGGCGGTCTTCGCGGGCTTCATCGGATCCAGCGAGTCCATGGTCAAGATGATCGGCTTCTCGCTGGCGATCGCCGTCTTCTTCGACGCGTTCGTCGTCCGGATGGCGATCGTGCCGGCGGTGCTCGCGCTGCTCGGCACCAAGGCGTGGTGGCTGCCGCGCTGGCTCGACCGGCTGCTGCCGAACGTCGACGTGGAGGGCGAGCAGCTGCGGAAGATGCTGGAGAAGGAGCCGGCCGGTGCGGGCGGGGACGCCGGGCCGGAGAAGGAGCTCGTGCGGGTCTGA
- a CDS encoding SsgA family sporulation/cell division regulator — MSAVVEQPAKVRLITDAPHHGCLTVTLRYDSADPLAVRVAFPAEVSRDDAEVVWAFARQLLESGLRTPSGEGDVRVWPCGRAQTMLEFHSPEGVALTQFDTSSLRRFLRLTHQTVPVGEERYPLRAKRGLDRLLHHS, encoded by the coding sequence ATGTCAGCCGTCGTCGAGCAGCCTGCCAAGGTCCGTCTCATCACGGACGCCCCCCACCACGGGTGCCTGACCGTCACCCTCCGCTATGACAGCGCCGACCCCCTCGCCGTCCGCGTCGCGTTCCCCGCCGAGGTGTCCCGTGACGACGCCGAAGTGGTGTGGGCCTTCGCCCGTCAGCTGCTCGAATCGGGCCTGCGTACGCCGTCGGGCGAAGGCGACGTACGCGTGTGGCCGTGCGGCAGGGCGCAGACGATGCTCGAATTCCACTCGCCGGAAGGGGTGGCGCTGACCCAGTTCGACACGTCCTCGCTGCGCCGGTTCCTCCGGCTGACGCACCAGACGGTCCCGGTCGGCGAGGAGCGCTATCCGCTGCGCGCGAAGCGCGGTCTCGACCGTCTGCTGCACCACAGCTGA